The following nucleotide sequence is from Aedes aegypti strain LVP_AGWG chromosome 3, AaegL5.0 Primary Assembly, whole genome shotgun sequence.
GGACTTGGACCGAACTCGACTCACGGCGATATTTTGTGAATTTTAGAAACTCAGTTCTGTCGTATGTGATGAGTGCTCCAACCGGTAATGATCCGCACCCCTTTGACTCTTCTGAAGGGGAATGGTCCAACGCTAGATCTTTCCAGTTTGAATGCCCCGGCATCAAGATTGCTGACGATTTGGGTTGGATTGAAATGGGGTGGATAGCAAATGGCCACGCCAAGTATCCCGATAGAGATGCAGAGAATTTGTTGGAGTTCAGTGCAGTTTTCAAATCCATTAACGCGTGGCGAATGCTAGCGGATGACTGTATTGCAAACTATTTGCAGTCTAGCAAGAATTTGAAGATTATGTCGTATTGTGACTGCCCAACGGAACAGATAAACTGCACGAAGAACACATGCACCAAGATTTGGCAGTGGCCTTTAGAAAGATTGGTTAGCTTCAAAATATGGTACACGAATGGTCAGTGGAATTTAGCGTATCGATACGGCAAGTCGGAAGGAAGTGACGAAATTGAGTCAAACTAACTGTAATTCATATTTATTGAAAGTAAAAACTAAATTGTGAAAACTTCTACTATCGATCATCTGTCGATTCTTCCGATCTTTCATTTGAATTCTTCTCCTCACTAGATTTATATTCTGCTGCTCCTTCAAGCTCCCAATGATTATCTTCAAAGCGGAACTTAAACTCCAACAGATTACCAGTGGACCAGGTCCAAAGCTCTTCGACTCTCTTCACTGTTGTCGCCTCGTACGAATTCTCCTTTTTCATCAATCCGATGTCAACCTTCTTCCCCGGCTTATCCTCTTGACCCAAAAGCAGCAGTTCCTGCAATGCCATCGCCATCATCGTATTGATTTCGGAATCTCTGGCCAGCTCCACCAAATTATCCACATTCTCACCGAACTTAATCAGGAACCCATCGGTGTCCAGCTTCATTTCCACAACGGCCGATTCCGATTCAACAAATGGACTGAACAGGGCTCCAATCAGATTATCTACACTCTCTGCGTAGAACTGTTCCGTAACGCCAGGATTTTCGGTACTCTGAACAACTGTATTTGTGAGATCTTCGGTAGTAACAGTTACTCCAGATATAGTTTGGCATGGCAATTCCTTAGAACGTAAGACTCCACCTTGTTGATAGACCACCCATCCTGCCACGATCACTAACAGCAATACTCCGTAGAGCACTTTCTTCGAAACGGACTTCGGGCCCATACTTTGCTTCAGGACACCGCCTTCCAAGTCGTACTGCACCTTCATTGTTACTATCCGATCAATACTGAAGATCCACCAGATGACCCGTCCGGCATATATAATCGTTCAATGGCCTTACATCGATCGAAGCGTAGATCGATGGCATTCGAGCGATCATCGCCCGCACCTTCGACGGGATCATGTTTTGTCGGAGATTAATCTGGAAAACTAAACAAATCGAACGGAGATTCATTGCCAAACGGCGCAGTGGAGTCCTCATCCGACCGACATCAAGCGATAAGAAATAGGAAAAACGTGTGATCACTTTCAGCCGCATTCTTATCGATCACCTTCCTGCGTTGGCTTTCCTTTACATACATTGAATATCAGTAAAGTTAGAGCTTTATGAAAGTAATTTAAAATATGTTAGTGATTATTCAACCTATTGAAActtgattaaattaaaatttgtaataacAGAGAATAATGACAAACATATGCTCCTGAAATAACATGATAATAtaaaatttagttaattttataACTCTAAGTAAGCGATATCCGCGTAATTTGGCCTTCGCCGCGAAGTTCGAAAAATCCCGCGAAATGTCGCGAAACTTGTTAAATTTAGAGAATTTAGGATGTTTGCTTATTAAAATAGGTCACCcgcgaaatttcaaaaatattgccgcgaatttccattgtccatAGAATTTCATATgtaaaaaatctaatgaaaCTTCATATTCGGTGCAATAGACAGAAAAACTTATGTTTTGATATAAAACAAGCAATTTAAAGTCGCGACAAGTCACTTTTTAATCACTTGCAATTagtcaaaaattaaattaagatCATAACATTTTGTTACCGCTTGGCTGGTTTTCGAAACCCAagtgatttttcttttattcatctcaaataaaaatattatataaatatatatatacatatataactCAAGTTGATTGAAATGCACAgatattattcaatttaattataaaattgttaaaaataatctaaaagaaatatattcaaaataaatgtaacacaatatgatatatttttgtttcaatattttctgtggataacggtGTTAAACAAAATCACATCATAATAAGGTATgctaaaataatataataataaaaatataataatattcTGGtagaattttattatatttttgttctgTACTTCTAGTCGAGATATAGCATTTCttcaattctttaaaatttttgtcaagAAATCACAGCAGAGATTCTGAAAATTTCTTATAACCCAATCCAGATTTTGCTCTAAGGATTCTTAAAGAATACCTATAGCAAACGttctagaaatatttcaaagttgAACCAAGAATCTCTCTAATGAGACCTTCAATCATTTTTTCATAAACGATACGCCaaggaatcccttcaggaacTTTCCAAACTTTTCCTATACTGACAACTCTAGGGAATCTCATACGatgtttttgttattcaatttcaCCCTTTCAGATTTCTTTTAGGATTGCGCACACTTACCTTAGTAGTTTGCAATAATTCCCCAGATTATTGACAATCCTTTTGGATTCGTCCTTATTTTTTTTCCGGGCGATTCTTCTTGGATTTCTTCTGGACTTACTCCATGCTTTAGTGGAAGGAGTAGTCCAATTGATATatgcaataatttctccagattcTTTACAGTGATtccattagatttttttctccAGAATGACTCTTATTCTTACAGGAATCCATTTAAGAGCATTACTAGGAGTTAGAGCTACGACAAAGtaagaagaaaaatatatttttccttttcttacttgatacttgatgggctacaatccgctaagttgaatctacgccgaatggataattcttctccactgggctcggtcctgagccaatcgcttccagtcgccctgaacgtaaagtgcccttaagtcctcttcaactgcaaaaagccaacgtgtgcgtggcctaccacgaagccgacggcctcgtccgggttctctactgaatattatttttgcttgtcgttcttccggcattcgtaccacgtgaccaacccaacgcagcctgccgtgttttatgagcttgataatatccacttctttatatgcttggtacaactcatgattcatgcgacgccgccagatgccattttcttgtttaccgccgacctcttttaacgtccaggattcatggccgtatagagtaaccggaaggataagagtcttatatagcgcgaattttgttttcatatgcaggctacgggacttaagctggtaACGGGGCCCGTAAAAAGacctattcgcagctgcaagacgccttttcacctcgcgggtaacatcattatcgcacgttactaccaagatacacaaattcttccactacttcaaatttttcaccacctagcacaaCTTCATtaccaacgtcacgattggaaccacgctgtctaccagtgatcatgtacttagttttgctggtgttgacggtaagttcaatcctcgctgtctccctttgaaaaggcacgaatgcctcttctacggctcgacgatcaattccgattatatcgatatcgtccgcaaaacccaggagcatatgcgaccgggtgacgatggtaccgcttatttgcacgcccgctctccttatagctccttcgagagcaatcttgaacaaaaggttcgaaagcgcatctccttgcttcaatccatctaaggttacgaaggaggttgaagtctcatccgcaacccgcacacttgatttcgatccatccaacgttgcacgaatcagtctaatcagtttcgccggaaaaccgtgttctaccattatctcatttctctttactgaatcgtacgccgctttgaaatcaatgaacagatgatgagtctgcaagttgtattcccggaacatatcaaggatttgtcgcaaggtaaacatttgatccgtcgttgatcggccctcacgaaaaccagcttggtattcgccgacgaaggactcctccagcggtctcaatctgttgaacagaacacgcgccattattttgtacgccgaattgagaagcgttattcctcggtaattggcgcactccaatctgtggcccttcttatacagagggcagatgaggccctccagccagcaggcaattcttcttcctcccatatccttaacagagtacggtgcagtatttcgtacagctgctcactaccgtgcttgaaaagttcggccgggagctcgtcttttccagcagccttacagttcttcaactccttaatcgctcttctaacctcatctagcgtcgggggctccacagcttgtccatcgttgctgatgattaatctgttttcagacgcgctcgtgttctctccattcaacaattgctcgaagtgttctttccacctggcagccaccaagattttgtctgtcagcaagttaccttcgcggtcattgcacatgacgggagacggcgcagtttttctccgtacgccattgacagtttcgtaaaatctccgcatatcgttttgttcgatgctgttttgcgcctcagtaatgatgtcttcttcatactgcctgttctttctgcggtgaattcgtttctcggctgctctagcttccttgtaccgctctctattctgccgggtaccagacactaacatccgacttctggcaacattcttctcatccgtcacattctggcactcctcatcaaaccaaccgtttctgggtcgtctctgagcagtacctatcacctctcgcgctgctgtgctcatcgcaccgtggatagactcccacagattgttgaggttttcgcctacgttgtatccccttatccgctcatcaagcttccggcggtactcgtctgctacaccttctgttgataagcgctggatattgaaacgcaacggtcgctgtgttcttgtgttcgccacggtagacaaccgtgcacgaattttactaacaacgagatagtgatcagagtcgatgtttgggcctctaaatgtcctcacatcgatgacatccgagaaatgccgaccgtccaccaaaacgtggtctatttggttgcagagctcgccatttgggtgcatccaggtgtgctttcggatgtctttgcgtgcgaagtaggtgctgctgatggccatccctctagctgcagcaaaagttattagccttaggccgttgtcattggtggcggagtgaaggctctccgtaccaattgtagggcggaaaaaatcctctcttccgacctgagcgttggcatccccgataacaacttttacgtcatgttttgggcactctccgtaggtcttgtcgagacaatcataaaacgcatccttcgtgtcgtcgagtttatcgtttgtcggcgcatagatgttgatcagactgtagttgaagaatttgccccgtatcctcaatacacagattcgttcattaatcggtttccaccgcataacacgcttcatctgcttcccgatcactatgaatccgacgccatgttctgccttatcgctatggtagatgttgtatttgaaagctgtgttggtgacgggatccaccgcccttaattcacgttctccagttctgggccatcttacttcctgaatagcagccacgctcactccaaccttcagcaattcacgagccaaaaggctcactcgtccgggttcatttaacgccctgacattccaggtaccgagtttccaatcatagtccttgtttcgttgccaggtcggttgccgaaaatatcgtgTGTTACTTcacctttctccatttttcatggtaggtaagaaattcgatatgctaccttaccagggtcgcgatacctacatcactatggtggggctgccaccttaggtgtagctgacgaaatacagcatttcatactcagccgctggatgccagaacagaagctgtttgagccgcacctccttggtggacagacgctcgagacgcacctcctcactctagctggtgtcagaaggacaacagtgcccaggctgcactaccaactaagtacgcaacccttagctggcggtctttgtcatcatttgacccgtggaagcgtgaggtacggacttgtgaggaccagagctatgttggacgctccttcctagttgtcggctCACCATTTCACAGCCCTTTTTTTCCTTTTCAGCAAGTATTATTTCAAGGTTCCTTCAAAAACATATCTGATCAACAATTCCTTTCATTATACTTCTATAAGTATAGCTGGGGATACCTCATAAAACAAAATCAACTATTACTTCAAGCATTTCATCTTGATTGCCTTGTAGAATTGCATAAAAACACAATAATGATATTTCCAGTGAATTagattttcaggaatttgtcAAGCGAATTCACCAAAACAATTTCTGTGAGTagttccaagatttttttttacgaccgagtaattacactgcggaacacgtttttgtctcaagcaccaaaataccactatttactcaattaggagttgctgaatccattgccgatttcaaaaatatcatagcacgtctagtttttgagatattgactgttgaaaaccctaaatttgacgatttcagccaacttgcatacaagtttttcaacttgtatggtaatttatttgcttgatttatcacaaaattcaaacttcatgtgttaaacaaaacgtttcaacaaagttcataattcttccactggtaaaatgttattttttggtggttctgaaaagtattgtcttatgccatataagagaaacgaagaattttatatggagactgcaagcatgttgaaaaaatcgatttaaactgaatttagtggcaaaatttacaatcaaattatatctaaattgaaagttcaagtaaTACTTTGCATGATTGGTGgattaaatcacaaaaaagttggataaattatactttaaatttcatgtaaacattaataaaacctgtgttttatacaactttggcgacctgtagctaaaaattgtgacgtgctggaacatttctgagaacggcatcaaattCCGCgtcccaaaatctactagagacacataatttgatccttgagacacgcaaaaatgtcatttttgttacgctgtgttactaGTAAACTTCTATAAATATTTCAAGGTAGGCATTCTTCTTCAACTTTTACTtcacaaattttccaaataatttcatTAGAGATCCTTTAAAAAGCCATttgaaaacttctgaagaaGTAGGTTCATATTTTTCCATGGATTGTCGCTCCAGAAAATCCTATCAACGACGAAAATCCTGAACGCACATGATGATTCAAAACTGGTAgttataaggtaccgcggggcaagtggaacgaaaaaaacgatagttcaaacaaattgttcaataaaattttcaaatgtcaatatttttcaaacccaacaacacaatcacgttttggcaacatatttgctggtgtgtgcatgaaactaatcgaataatttcgaaattgtgaaaaccttggaagaaagttttagaatgagccattggacgcagttacctcgctaagcggggcaagtgggacacatccagtttca
It contains:
- the LOC5576907 gene encoding uncharacterized protein LOC5576907 — encoded protein: MKVQYDLEGGVLKQSMGPKSVSKKVLYGVLLLVIVAGWVVYQQGGVLRSKELPCQTISGVTVTTEDLTNTVVQSTENPGVTEQFYAESVDNLIGALFSPFVESESAVVEMKLDTDGFLIKFGENVDNLVELARDSEINTMMAMALQELLLLGQEDKPGKKVDIGLMKKENSYEATTVKRVEELWTWSTGNLLEFKFRFEDNHWELEGAAEYKSSEEKNSNERSEESTDDR
- the LOC5576905 gene encoding uncharacterized protein LOC5576905; the protein is MESGMKYDVENATTLAEWKKPLLVTFVFLTVIITGFVSYTYIYFEEIHQRMNTNASLAKEAIIIPSGAEIVEKPRESREANPCEDDSYRSWETYDLNETRLIYRLDPDENFFYFNRPQGPEFVVNNYVCDELKPFGTQLFLRMFEEMQSTFGFDHARGLLTRANQSENPWTWTELDSRRYFVNFRNSVLSYVMSAPTGNDPHPFDSSEGEWSNARSFQFECPGIKIADDLGWIEMGWIANGHAKYPDRDAENLLEFSAVFKSINAWRMLADDCIANYLQSSKNLKIMSYCDCPTEQINCTKNTCTKIWQWPLERLVSFKIWYTNGQWNLAYRYGKSEGSDEIESN